From one Papio anubis isolate 15944 chromosome 12, Panubis1.0, whole genome shotgun sequence genomic stretch:
- the OR51L1 gene encoding olfactory receptor 51L1 has protein sequence MAFDHFVAICHPLHYPTILTNSVIGKIGLACLLRSLGVVLPTPLLLRHYQYCHGNALSHAFCLHQDVLRLSCTDARINSIYGLCVVIATLGVDSIFILLSYVLILNTVLGIASREEQLKALNTCVSHVCVVLIFFVPVIGVSMVHRFGKHPSPIVHVFMADIYLLLPPVLNPIVYSVRTKQIHLGILCKFVLRRRF, from the coding sequence ATGGCCTTTGACCATTTTGTTGCTATCTGCCATCCACTGCATTACCCCACCatcctcaccaacagtgtaatTGGCAAAATTGGTTTGGCCTGTCTGCTGCGAAGCTTGGGAGTTGTACTTCCCACACCTTTGCTACTGAGACACTATCAATACTGCCATGGCAATGCCCTCTCTCATGCCTTCTGTTTGCACCAGGATGTTTTGAGATTATCCTGTACAGATGCCAGGATCAATAGCATTTATGGGCTTTGTGTAGTCATTGCCACACTAGGTGTGGATTCAATCTTCATACTTCTTTCTTATGTTCTGATTCTTAATACTGTGCTGGGTATTGCATCTCGGGAAGAGCAGCTAAAGGCACTCAACACATGTGTATCCCATGTCTGTGTGGTGCTCATCTTCTTTGTGCCAGTTATTGGGGTGTCAATGGTCCATCGCTTTGGGAAGCATCCATCTCCCATAGTCCACGTCTTCATGGCAGACATCTACCTTCTTCTTCCCCCAGTCCTTAACCCTATTGTCTATAGTGTCAGAACAAAGCAGATTCATTTAGGAATTCTCTGCAAATTTGTCCTAAGGAGGAGGTTTTAA
- the COR51P3 gene encoding cOR51P3 olfactory receptor family 51 subfamily P-like (The RefSeq protein has 1 substitution compared to this genomic sequence) — protein sequence MSVFNSSALYPRFLLMGLSGLESRYDLISLPIFLIYATSIAGNITILFIIRTESSLHQPMYYFLSMLAFTDLGLSTTTLPTMFSVFWFHVQEISFNACLVQMYCIHVFSIIESAVLLAMAFDRFIAIREPLRYVAILTNDVIIGIGLAIAGRALALVFPASLLLKKLQYHDVNILSYPFCLHQDLIKTTVSNRQVSSIYGLMVVICSMGLDSVLLLLSYVLILGTVLSIASKAERVRALNTCISHIYAVLTFYTPMIGLSMIHRYGQNASPIVHVLMANVYLLVPPLMNPIVYSVKSKQIRDRILKKFKKHEV from the coding sequence ATGTCTGTCTTCAACAGTTCTGCCTTATACCCTCGCTTCCTCCTAATGGGCCTCTCAGGCCTTGAAAGCAGATATGACTTGATTTCCCTCCCCATCTTCTTGATTTATGCCACCTCAATTGCTGGGAACATTACCATCCTCTTCATTATCAGAACTGAGTCTTCCCTCCATCAACCAATGTATTACTTTCTGTCAATGCTGGCATTCACTGACCTGGGCCTATCTACCACTACCTTGCCTACCATGTTCAGTGTCTTCTGGTTCCATGTGCAGGAGATCTCCTTCAATGCTTGTCTGGTCCAAATATACTGCATTCATGTTTTCTCAATTATCGAGTCAGCTGTACTCTTGGCTATGGCCTTTGACCGCTTTATAGCAATCCGAGAACCCTTGCGCTATGTAGCCATCCTAACCAATGATGTAATCATTGGGATTGGGTTGGCAATTGCTGGAAGGGCCTTGGCTCTGGTCTTTCCAGCTTCCTTGCTCTTGAAGAAGCTTCAATATCATGATGTCAATATTCTGTCCTACCCTTTCTGCCTGCACCAGGACCTCATAAAGACAACTGTATCCAACCGTCAAGTCAGCAGCATCTATGGCCTCATGGTGGTCATCTGTTCCATGGGACTTGATTCAGTGCTTCTCCTCCTATCCTATGTCCTCATCCTGGGCACAGTGTTGAGTATAGCCTCCAAGGCAGAGAGAGTGAGAGCCCTCAATACTTGCATCTCCCACATCTATGCTGTACTCACCTTCTATACACCAATGATTGGGCTATCTATGATCCACCGCTATGGACAGAATGCTTCCCCAATTGTCCATGTGCTGATGGCCAATGTCTACTTGCTGGTTCCACCTCTCATGAACCCCATTGTCTACAGTGTTAAGTCCAAGCAGATTCGTGACAGAATCCTCAAGAAATTCAAGAAACACGAAGTGTAG